A window from Pseudomonas sp. MRSN 12121 encodes these proteins:
- a CDS encoding CPCC family cysteine-rich protein, with translation MSILPRADAIHKLCKKTLNSLDNNARESYIFNWWGLDESDFEFSLLSKEIQNLVSLNGDPPSDTQDQMCDELIMIALASEYKGVTNTYLSELMSKIGLGKYEVYGDIETLEACPCCDYRTLSSRAHYEICGLCNWEDDGTIEQDTYSGPNHMTLREGKEKFRVQMDQLPLNKWIMP, from the coding sequence ATGAGTATTCTTCCAAGAGCTGACGCCATACATAAATTATGCAAAAAAACCTTAAATTCTCTCGATAATAATGCTCGCGAATCATACATATTTAATTGGTGGGGACTAGATGAAAGCGATTTTGAGTTTTCTCTACTATCGAAAGAAATTCAAAATCTAGTATCGTTGAACGGTGATCCTCCGAGCGATACTCAGGATCAAATGTGCGACGAACTGATCATGATTGCTCTAGCTTCAGAATACAAAGGCGTGACAAATACATACTTATCAGAGCTCATGTCAAAAATTGGCCTAGGAAAGTATGAAGTTTATGGGGATATTGAGACATTGGAAGCTTGTCCTTGCTGTGACTATCGAACTCTCTCATCAAGGGCACACTATGAAATTTGCGGACTATGTAACTGGGAAGACGATGGCACAATAGAGCAAGATACCTATAGTGGCCCCAACCATATGACCCTCAGAGAGGGCAAAGAGAAATTCAGGGTGCAAATGGATCAATTACCATTGAACAAGTGGATAATGCCTTAA
- a CDS encoding RHS repeat-associated core domain-containing protein has product MGPISAIEQQLDTFKNSLVRYHEQLKNWYAQAPQDLLFKSRRPSLLAMEDVIGYSGIHLSDFEIPLSCLARCPLGEPLLIESKLKSAHDIPLGGIQVEVVSLLGATQATLRLDSKGKGSFQGTPGEYYKIRVHNKVTPADIDILFDLYDKLGGALEHWLRAEWARFKPQWPKQSGYTWLYPKQVGIFAADRSTINGVWRRIRWILNILKDPKRHSRRLEDEAQSLVELAQTQPEAMKRAMLLASDEAALFLLVRSASIWLSALPPTQYSDTTALTISSNIISALIDMVLAVVLNIASGGLGDNYLNRRLNARNDFEAVNDFLAAVSTITDARIQYLEQYTTVAARGVTTLVKNGLVKLYFDGKRNSRLNSPPMLPDASSGATTPDQQINDAASNTCTNGCPVSMVTGEELLTLTDGELDGLLPFQWTRLYRTSAAEIDCGLGHGWSHALAQRLEIQGDSVVWTDHENRSMTFPLPDEQRPTITNTLSRAAIFRGDDPAELILSQAGETAQLFHFRYNDRGATLVAISDAYDNRLHITRDIQGRIKRLDNGAGRALLLRYDRSHIVAVDYQQFVPADTQEDSWSTLKTLVSYRYDAQHHLIEAKNAAGEAEHYRYNEQHVILERQLAGGASFYWEWERQGKHSRCVRHWASFAQVSQRYVWDDQGSVTVIYADGSEEIYTHDGQARLIGKVDPSGAEYRKAYDDKGRLIAEQDPLGAITEYQYDEAGQQVAVITPEDEPITYEYENGLVSEMHCGQASWAYEYNAQGDITRQTDPDGHATRYSYDRQGRLLEIRYPDESHHRLGWNNLGQLLEEHLPDGSQRKYRYDALGRQITRQDENGAITHYQWDAANRLSLITLPGGASRAFSYNAYGKVTGERDELGRITRYEYADGLHLVSRRINPDGSQLDYRYDSTRLWLTGIENERGEQYRLDYYPNGLLQQETGFDGRRTAYTYDLNGNLLKKTEFGDDGSERVTAYQRDASGRVLVKTLADGEKIHYSYDTLGRLVGVDDGHWPLAYEYDLQDRLITEHQGWGTLRYQYDALGQLSHCRLPDGSKLDYHYQPGGQLSGIDLNGARLTRHQYGAGLESQRQQGLLLSQYQYDDQGRLRAHDISQQNHNLLKRRYAYDANGNLAGIEDSRKGNRRYQYDPLDRLIHVRGSTPESFAHDPAGNLLGGGDQPVTDQANVKGNRLLMQGDRHFDYDAFGNLSRERRGTGQKLVTEYRYDCQHRLIGVSLPGGSTATYQYDAFGRRIAKTVDGRTTEFLWQGDRLIAESAENRYRSYLYEPDTFRPLAMLDGEGPLKAEPFYYQLDHLGTPQELTDYSGDIMWSARYRAYGNLAALDIEEIDNPLRFQGQYFDAETGLHYNRHRYYNPGIGRFLTPDPIKLAGGLNSYQYVPSPTGWVDPLGLMSVTRSITSKFVPGFKGKVPSLTSMLTGKRAEITSALEEVVQPHIKEITQLDGNARIGFRGSLARGQKGPHKGNAPFDPSDFDVDAFIVSDRLAANFNKSYLFRSGNRIVKVSRIQKEIDKSLRQRIEFSGLRSDRFTFRIFTHKEIERLQEKGDFQLFFIEQGKQYENRNL; this is encoded by the coding sequence ATGGGCCCCATAAGCGCAATCGAGCAGCAACTGGATACCTTCAAAAACAGCCTGGTGCGTTATCACGAGCAGCTCAAAAACTGGTATGCCCAAGCCCCGCAAGACCTTCTCTTCAAAAGTAGAAGGCCTTCCCTGCTGGCCATGGAGGATGTGATCGGATACAGCGGTATCCACCTCTCAGACTTTGAAATTCCGCTCTCTTGCCTTGCTCGATGCCCACTCGGGGAACCACTGCTGATCGAGAGCAAACTGAAATCGGCCCATGACATTCCTCTTGGCGGCATCCAGGTCGAAGTGGTTTCTCTGCTGGGGGCTACACAGGCCACGCTGAGGCTTGATTCAAAGGGCAAGGGAAGTTTCCAGGGAACCCCCGGCGAGTACTACAAGATTCGCGTGCACAACAAGGTGACGCCGGCAGATATCGATATCCTGTTTGACCTCTATGACAAGCTTGGCGGCGCACTGGAACACTGGCTCCGTGCAGAGTGGGCCCGCTTCAAGCCGCAGTGGCCAAAACAGTCGGGCTATACATGGCTGTACCCAAAACAAGTGGGAATCTTTGCCGCAGACAGGAGCACCATCAACGGCGTCTGGCGCCGAATCCGGTGGATTCTCAATATCCTGAAGGATCCCAAGAGGCATTCCAGACGACTGGAAGACGAGGCGCAATCACTGGTAGAGCTGGCGCAAACTCAGCCCGAGGCCATGAAGCGGGCGATGCTACTGGCCAGCGATGAAGCCGCTCTGTTCCTGCTGGTACGCAGCGCCTCGATCTGGCTCAGCGCACTGCCACCCACCCAGTACTCCGATACGACGGCCCTCACCATTTCTTCCAACATCATCTCGGCCTTGATCGACATGGTGCTGGCCGTGGTGCTGAACATTGCCTCTGGCGGGCTTGGGGATAACTACCTGAACCGCCGGCTGAACGCCAGGAACGACTTCGAGGCGGTGAATGACTTTCTTGCCGCCGTCAGTACGATCACCGATGCCCGTATCCAATACCTCGAGCAATACACAACCGTGGCCGCACGCGGTGTAACGACGCTGGTCAAGAACGGCCTGGTAAAACTCTACTTCGATGGCAAGCGCAACAGCCGGCTGAACAGCCCGCCAATGCTGCCCGACGCCTCCAGTGGGGCCACCACCCCCGATCAGCAAATCAACGACGCCGCCAGCAATACCTGCACCAATGGTTGCCCGGTGTCCATGGTGACCGGCGAGGAACTGCTGACGCTGACCGACGGCGAACTGGATGGCTTGCTGCCCTTCCAGTGGACCCGCCTGTATCGCACCAGTGCCGCCGAAATCGACTGCGGCCTGGGCCATGGCTGGAGCCATGCCCTCGCCCAACGCTTGGAAATCCAGGGTGACAGCGTCGTCTGGACCGACCACGAAAACCGCTCGATGACCTTCCCCTTGCCCGACGAGCAACGCCCGACCATCACCAACACGCTGTCACGGGCGGCGATCTTTCGCGGCGACGACCCTGCCGAGCTGATCCTCAGCCAGGCCGGCGAGACCGCGCAGCTCTTTCACTTTCGCTACAACGACCGGGGCGCAACGCTGGTCGCCATCAGCGATGCCTATGACAACCGCCTGCACATCACCCGCGATATCCAGGGGCGGATCAAACGCCTCGACAATGGCGCCGGCCGCGCCCTGCTACTGCGTTATGACCGCAGCCACATCGTCGCCGTCGACTACCAGCAGTTCGTCCCCGCGGACACCCAGGAAGACAGCTGGAGCACGCTCAAGACCCTGGTCAGCTACCGCTATGACGCGCAACACCACTTGATAGAGGCCAAGAACGCGGCAGGCGAAGCCGAGCACTACCGCTATAACGAGCAGCACGTCATTCTCGAACGACAGCTGGCGGGCGGGGCGAGCTTCTATTGGGAATGGGAACGCCAGGGCAAGCACTCCCGCTGCGTTCGGCACTGGGCCAGCTTTGCCCAGGTCAGCCAGCGTTACGTCTGGGATGACCAGGGCAGCGTCACGGTCATCTATGCCGATGGCAGCGAAGAGATCTATACCCATGACGGTCAGGCCCGGCTGATCGGCAAAGTCGATCCCAGCGGTGCCGAGTACCGCAAGGCCTATGACGACAAGGGCCGGTTGATTGCCGAGCAGGACCCGCTGGGCGCCATCACCGAATACCAGTACGACGAGGCCGGCCAGCAAGTCGCGGTGATTACGCCCGAAGACGAGCCCATCACCTACGAGTACGAAAACGGGCTGGTCAGTGAAATGCATTGTGGCCAGGCGAGCTGGGCCTATGAGTACAACGCTCAAGGCGATATCACCCGCCAGACCGACCCTGACGGCCATGCCACCCGCTACAGCTACGATCGCCAGGGCCGCCTGCTGGAGATCCGTTATCCCGACGAGAGCCACCACCGGCTGGGCTGGAACAACCTTGGCCAACTGCTGGAAGAACACCTGCCCGACGGTAGCCAGCGCAAATACCGCTACGACGCCCTGGGCCGGCAGATCACCCGCCAGGACGAAAACGGCGCCATCACCCACTACCAATGGGACGCCGCCAACCGCCTCAGCCTGATCACCCTGCCCGGTGGCGCCAGCCGTGCCTTCAGCTACAACGCCTACGGCAAGGTCACCGGCGAGCGCGACGAGCTGGGGCGCATCACGCGCTACGAATACGCCGACGGGCTGCACCTGGTCAGTCGACGCATCAACCCCGATGGCAGCCAGCTCGATTACCGGTACGACAGCACCCGCCTGTGGCTGACCGGGATCGAAAATGAACGCGGCGAGCAGTATCGCCTGGACTACTACCCCAACGGCCTGCTGCAGCAGGAGACCGGCTTCGACGGACGCCGTACCGCCTACACCTACGATCTCAACGGCAACCTGCTGAAGAAAACCGAATTCGGCGACGACGGCAGCGAGCGGGTCACCGCCTACCAGCGCGATGCCAGCGGCCGCGTGCTGGTGAAGACCCTGGCCGATGGCGAAAAGATCCACTACAGCTATGACACCCTGGGCCGCCTGGTCGGGGTCGACGACGGTCATTGGCCGCTGGCCTATGAATACGACCTGCAAGACCGCCTGATCACCGAACACCAGGGCTGGGGCACCCTGCGCTACCAGTACGACGCACTCGGCCAACTCAGCCACTGCCGCCTGCCGGATGGCAGCAAGCTCGATTACCACTACCAACCCGGCGGCCAACTGAGCGGCATCGACCTCAACGGCGCGCGCCTGACCCGTCACCAGTACGGCGCCGGCCTCGAAAGCCAGCGCCAGCAAGGGTTGCTGCTGAGCCAGTACCAGTACGACGACCAGGGACGCCTACGCGCCCATGACATCAGCCAGCAAAACCACAATCTGCTGAAACGCCGCTACGCCTACGACGCCAACGGTAATCTCGCGGGCATCGAAGACAGCCGCAAAGGCAATCGCCGCTACCAGTACGACCCGCTCGACCGTCTGATTCACGTGCGCGGCAGCACCCCGGAAAGCTTCGCCCACGACCCCGCCGGCAACCTGCTGGGCGGTGGCGACCAGCCCGTCACCGATCAGGCCAATGTCAAAGGCAACCGCCTGCTGATGCAGGGCGACCGCCACTTCGACTACGACGCCTTCGGCAACCTCAGCCGCGAACGCCGCGGCACCGGGCAGAAGCTGGTCACCGAGTACCGCTACGACTGCCAGCATCGGCTGATCGGTGTCAGCCTCCCCGGGGGCAGTACCGCGACCTACCAATACGACGCCTTCGGCCGGCGTATCGCCAAGACCGTCGACGGCCGCACCACTGAATTCTTGTGGCAAGGCGATCGGCTGATCGCCGAAAGCGCTGAAAATCGCTACCGCAGCTACCTCTATGAACCCGACACCTTCCGCCCCTTGGCCATGCTCGACGGCGAAGGCCCGCTCAAGGCCGAACCCTTTTACTACCAACTCGACCACCTCGGCACGCCACAGGAACTGACGGACTACAGCGGCGACATCATGTGGTCGGCCAGGTATCGGGCCTATGGCAACCTGGCTGCGCTGGATATTGAGGAAATCGATAATCCGTTACGGTTCCAGGGGCAGTATTTCGATGCCGAAACCGGGCTGCACTACAACCGGCATCGTTACTACAACCCGGGTATCGGCCGCTTTCTAACACCGGATCCGATCAAGCTGGCGGGGGGGCTTAATAGTTATCAATATGTGCCCAGCCCTACGGGATGGGTGGATCCACTGGGATTGATGAGTGTTACAAGGTCCATCACCAGTAAGTTCGTCCCCGGATTTAAAGGTAAAGTCCCCTCGCTAACTTCTATGCTGACCGGCAAACGTGCGGAAATAACTTCGGCTTTAGAGGAAGTTGTTCAACCTCATATAAAAGAAATAACCCAGCTTGACGGAAACGCACGAATTGGATTCCGTGGCAGCCTGGCTCGAGGACAAAAGGGGCCACACAAAGGCAATGCCCCATTTGACCCATCAGACTTTGATGTTGATGCCTTCATAGTGAGTGACAGACTTGCTGCAAATTTCAATAAAAGTTACCTATTCAGAAGTGGAAACCGTATTGTCAAGGTTTCAAGAATCCAAAAAGAAATTGATAAATCCCTAAGGCAGCGTATAGAGTTCTCTGGGCTCAGAAGTGACCGTTTCACCTTTCGTATATTCACTCACAAGGAAATTGAAAGACTCCAGGAAAAAGGCGACTTTCAACTATTCTTCATTGAACAAGGAAAGCAATATGAAAACCGTAACCTATAG
- a CDS encoding TonB-dependent receptor has product MSPLHRLSPPSPRRLKRLPLALLLAGSASWSQGYAAEPATAADTPAGAKASKPAASGQLETVTVTARRREESAQDVPTPMSVIGGQALESQRVYRIQDLQQLVPSVNVAYMHARQSSVSIRGLGNNPASDGLEGSVGLYIDNVYLGRPGMAVFDLMDIEQLEVLRGPQGTLFGKNTTAGVINISTRAPSFTPERSIETSVGEDGYFQTKGTISGPLNDELAGRFSAYRTRSDGDIKNEYDGHDLNGGSRQGFRGQLLYKPNESFNLRWIGDYNEEDSSAGTRVLYSTGPTINGTNVYQSRANAAGATLVDGTHRKVNLDNDQHVTVFQGGTSLEANWTLPSDFTLTSVSSYRWWNFTPRNDDGLNVPATYNAGVSVEDKQWSQEFRLASPTGGFFDYVLGAYYFGSDLDNKSFAYYGPQADIWNGTPSGALNNVTSIGKGHIRTDSFALFGQGTWHLTERLDFTAGLRGTYEEKNAWVNRNAPVGGAAVTGAAATARRGRAGAYDSGDLNQYSTSPSGLLNLSYRFTDDLLGYATLSHGEKSGGVNLVVGSAPTAGADSLLVGTERANNAELGFKSTLWDKRLQLNANLFWTQVNGYQTNAYDAANRVQYLTNAGSVRSRGVEFESTLIPVRGLTLNFNGSYNDVSYLSYKDAPCPPEVSLRPGAPASCDLSGHQVVGASKWIGNANGEYKWNLDNGLEPYVTGSYAFRSKAVGTVEDSDYGQIPSYAVVNLSTGLRGNYEQGQWDVSLWLKNAFDKTYYTTLWTGGNGGYEGLLGTPRTLGVTGRYDF; this is encoded by the coding sequence ATGAGCCCGTTGCATCGTCTGTCCCCCCCTTCGCCCCGACGGCTCAAGCGCCTGCCGCTGGCCTTGCTGCTGGCCGGTAGCGCCAGCTGGTCCCAGGGCTATGCCGCCGAACCGGCAACCGCCGCCGACACCCCGGCGGGCGCCAAGGCGTCGAAGCCCGCCGCCAGCGGCCAGCTGGAAACCGTGACCGTGACCGCGCGCCGTCGCGAGGAGAGCGCCCAGGATGTGCCGACGCCGATGAGCGTGATCGGTGGCCAGGCCCTGGAGAGCCAGCGGGTCTATCGCATCCAGGACCTGCAGCAACTGGTGCCCAGCGTCAATGTCGCCTACATGCATGCGCGCCAGTCCAGCGTGTCGATCCGCGGCCTGGGCAACAACCCGGCCAGCGACGGCCTGGAAGGCAGCGTCGGGCTGTATATCGACAACGTCTATCTGGGACGGCCGGGCATGGCGGTGTTCGACCTGATGGACATCGAGCAACTGGAGGTATTGCGCGGACCCCAGGGCACCCTGTTCGGCAAGAACACCACCGCCGGGGTGATCAATATCAGCACCCGCGCGCCGAGCTTCACCCCCGAGCGCAGCATCGAGACGTCGGTGGGCGAGGACGGTTACTTCCAGACCAAGGGCACGATTTCCGGGCCGTTGAACGACGAGCTGGCCGGGCGCTTCTCGGCGTATCGCACCCGCAGCGACGGCGACATCAAGAACGAATACGACGGCCATGACCTCAACGGCGGCTCGCGCCAGGGCTTCCGTGGCCAACTGCTGTACAAGCCCAACGAGAGCTTCAACCTGCGCTGGATCGGCGACTACAACGAAGAAGATTCCAGCGCCGGCACCCGGGTGCTGTACAGCACCGGGCCGACCATCAACGGCACCAACGTCTACCAGTCGCGGGCCAACGCGGCCGGCGCCACCCTGGTGGACGGCACGCACCGCAAGGTCAACCTGGACAACGATCAGCACGTCACGGTGTTCCAGGGCGGCACCTCGCTGGAGGCCAACTGGACCCTGCCCAGCGACTTCACCCTGACCTCGGTCAGTTCCTACCGCTGGTGGAACTTCACCCCGCGCAACGACGACGGCTTGAACGTGCCGGCGACCTACAACGCCGGGGTCTCGGTGGAGGACAAACAGTGGTCCCAGGAATTCCGCCTGGCTTCGCCCACCGGCGGTTTCTTCGACTACGTGCTCGGTGCCTATTACTTCGGCTCCGACCTGGACAACAAATCCTTCGCCTATTACGGACCCCAGGCCGACATCTGGAACGGCACGCCGAGCGGCGCGCTGAACAACGTCACCAGTATCGGCAAGGGGCATATCCGCACCGACAGCTTCGCCCTGTTCGGCCAGGGCACCTGGCACCTCACCGAGCGCCTGGACTTCACCGCCGGCCTGCGCGGCACCTATGAAGAGAAAAACGCCTGGGTCAACCGCAATGCGCCAGTGGGGGGCGCCGCGGTAACCGGCGCGGCAGCCACCGCGCGGCGCGGGCGCGCCGGCGCCTACGACTCCGGCGACCTCAACCAGTACAGCACCAGCCCTTCGGGCCTGCTCAACCTCAGCTACCGCTTCACCGACGATTTGCTGGGCTATGCCACCTTGTCCCATGGCGAGAAGTCCGGTGGGGTCAACCTGGTGGTGGGCTCGGCGCCCACCGCCGGCGCCGACTCGCTGCTGGTCGGCACCGAACGCGCCAACAACGCCGAGCTGGGCTTCAAGAGCACCCTGTGGGACAAGCGCCTGCAACTCAACGCCAACCTGTTCTGGACCCAGGTCAACGGCTACCAGACCAACGCCTACGACGCCGCCAACCGCGTGCAGTATCTGACCAACGCCGGCTCGGTGCGCTCACGCGGCGTGGAGTTCGAAAGCACGCTGATCCCTGTCCGTGGCCTGACCCTGAACTTCAACGGCTCCTACAACGACGTCAGCTACCTGTCCTACAAGGATGCGCCATGCCCACCCGAGGTCAGCCTGCGCCCGGGCGCCCCGGCCTCCTGCGACCTCAGCGGCCACCAGGTGGTCGGCGCCTCGAAGTGGATCGGCAACGCCAACGGCGAATACAAGTGGAACCTGGACAACGGCCTGGAACCCTACGTCACCGGCAGCTACGCCTTCCGCTCCAAGGCGGTGGGCACGGTGGAAGATTCCGACTACGGCCAGATCCCCAGCTACGCGGTGGTCAACCTCTCCACCGGCCTGCGCGGCAACTACGAGCAAGGGCAGTGGGACGTGTCGCTCTGGCTGAAAAACGCCTTCGACAAGACCTACTACACCACCCTGTGGACTGGCGGGAACGGCGGCTATGAAGGCCTGCTGGGGACGCCGCGGACCCTGGGCGTGACCGGGCGTTACGATTTCTGA